In Silurus meridionalis isolate SWU-2019-XX chromosome 11, ASM1480568v1, whole genome shotgun sequence, the sequence cattccatgatagataataCACCAGGCaactgtttgatttttttttttaaatacgctCACAAAACTTGAAAGTATGCTTCAATGTATTGCCTTGTTGTATGGTTAAGTTGTTTCAAATTAATATTGACAATTGGAGTAGATATTTCAGTTCAATGTTTTTAGATATtttagtgtgcgtgtgtgtcccTTAACTATCCAGACGATTAATTGTTGTTCCGAATATGGAAAAATGAGATTTTTCAATGCAGAGCGATTAAATTCTCTCATGTGACACGCGAGAGTAAAGCAGTCTGCAGAGGAAGCATTAAGTTGCTACACTGCACCTTTTTTAGTTGTACAATGACCTCAGGCTTGACAGAACCTGACATTGCGGAAACTTTACTGTCAAAAAGGAACGGTACATTGTGTTGGACTATTTTGGCTTTTAAAAAGATGCTGCGGCTCAGCAAAACCTTGGGCAAAACCTGCCTTGCTAAGGTTGCTTCAACAGTACAAAGCGGATTTAGAACTTAAACACCACAAAGGCATGTACAATAGTTACATAGCTTAAAACCCGAGCaaataagccgctacttttttcccacgctttgaaccccgcgtcTTAAACGAAGCAgcttatttatagatttttcctgggtttttcccggtttcacaagattcaagccaaaaaactgagccccataacattagaccaatgaaattgccaaacgGGGTCAGGTGAACCgattaaaactctttatattaaatcgcgtgcactcccactgaatcggggaTGCACCAcatcatgaatatggatgatgttcctctgacatttgacctgccgctcactcggactgtcaacaggaaatgtgaattattaatcacgctgaaaacaaccgggcataaaaaaacgcacttcacctgtgttctgagctgcacggcatcgggagaaaagcttcatcgatggtgatttttaaacgcacaacgatgccaaaagaaaaactctcgagataaatagttgtgaaaggaaggaggaagacagtgaacaatgactttcttggtaggctactgtttagatacaagccgttgtaacgttttgagtctgggtcatgggatagctcgctaactctagttgcaacagaaatcatataagcacagacaggtttccaaaactcgtgcttttttatttttcttggcaacagcgttacgggttagtcaaagaaacttagaaatgagcatcagaaaataataaggacatattcctcggccttgcacacagTAATACCGAAAaaaggctattcccaaaatgccgctctgctcttaaaggagccacaacatatttcaaccgtgtaacagacactgtctttcattaaagcctgtgtaaagttcattagtttcagtgtagacaggcttatagacaggtgcggcttatttatgttcaaaataaaaatctttgtaaaattcagtgggtgcggcttatatttgggtgcgcttaatagtccgtaaattacggtatatattatatatgactCCAAGaggttgtcttttatttatttctctgttcAAGTGATTCCTCTTTTATATTAAGGTCTGGACCTTGTAGATTCCAGTCCATGAGTGTCAGTGTTTTAACACCAGTTTTTCCTCTCCAAATATGATTTCACTACATTAGCAGTGTGCTGTTATCATGCTATTATCCAGAAGGAATGGAATGATTTATTATGGTGATTAATCAATCGTCAACAACATGGGCGGAAATGCAGccacaaaccaaaacaaatccttcaccatgcttcactgaaGGTCGCAAGCACTCATTCTTCAATCTGTCTCGTCTTACATATTGTTAAAGATTGGACCTACGAATTTTAAAGTTGTATTCCTCACTCTTCCACAAAGACCATTCCTGATCGAACTTCTTTGCACCCAAAGAAGCTGCCAGATGGTGAGCCAGATCCTTGCTGGACTTTTTCTGGTctctcaaacaaaacaaaaaaaaaaaaaagctgaaaaacttGATTTGAAAAGTTTTCTTTGCCTTCCAgtcctttctttattcatgACCTCTCATTAATATTCAAAACACCTTAAATACCATATCTTAAATATACAGTTTGTTTGCTTGATTTCTCTTCGAGCGTTGCCTTGCTGATGCAAAAGTATGATTTTTCTGTCTGACAAATTTTATGATCTTTGgcattttaaatagaataatgTGATGGTGAAAGATGGCGCAATTAGTATGCTTCCAATGAATTAAAATCATGCGACATGTGTATATCTTGCTAAAACGTGTGTTTTCTTGTAATCAGTGTACAGATTTACATTCATGACTCATCATGACTTTAAAAAGTACTTTTAGTTTCTATCAAACTTATCCTCATGCCAGCAGCAGTCAATTTGGGTCTCAGGATAAAACTTAGAACCCTACACAATCTGTACATATAGGCTTTTACGTTATATGacctaataacaataataatccgATAATAATTTAGTCAGTGGAACTGACCTGACTGCTTCAATCAGCGATGGTTGTGCAATAACAAAGGTCAGTCGATTAAACACAGTTTATGAGGTATGTGTTATTAAATGGTGTGACTCCAGGTGTTGAGATGGTGATTGATGTGGATGATGCATATAATCAAAGTGAATTGTTTCCCATTGTAAACTTGATTCTTTAAAAATGAGTAGTAATGTTGGTGTACCCTAAATATCTTTAAATTTAGTTTACACAAATTTCTACAAATAGTACACATTTCTAAACATAAGTGAATATCGTAGTGTGTCGGCCAGTCAGGTTGTTGAACCTGACATGACAAATGTTGTGGTCATCATATCCACACCCACTACACAATGAAATCAGTGCAGTATAAGATGGAAGAGGAAGTTAAACATTCAGCTCAGCTTTCATTTCATTGAGGGAAGCAGTTCAATTTGCTGCAACATCTTTGTGCTGTAACCTGAAAATATTTCTAATTATGTCCTAATACTGTTCTTTTAAGTGTCTTATTTATTGGCACCAAAAGCATGTTTTGTAGAAATCAAGTATGTGGAATGTTCCATGTTATTCAGAATTGATATTGATGTTTTTCCTTTGTCCCTGTCTCTCTTTTCCAGTGCACTAAACAGATGATCTCGGAGCGATTCGGCCGTGGCTCTCGCACTGTAGATCTGGAGCTGGAGGCTCAGATCGAGGTTCTGCGAGACACCAAGCGCAAGTATGAGAACGTGCTGCGCCTGGCCCGGGCGCTCACTAATCACTTCTACAGCATGGTGCAGACACAGCATGCACTCGGAGACACGTTCGCTGACCTCAGCCAAAAATCGCCGGAGCTGCGGGTGAGCTGCATTCACTACCAGCAGGCTATTTCACTACCCACtcattttattatgtaaatacaCAATAAGGTTTAGAGGCGATCAGTCACTTTAGAATCCAATTatgatttatataaacattgtaaTTCCAGATGATTCTATTCTTGGTATAAAGTGTGAATCGGTATACGTGATCATGTTAACGTTATGGAGGTTATTTGTGTGTTATTTGCTGTTCGATCGCTGTGTTTCTTGTGTTTCTTCCAGGACGAATTTGGCTACAATGCAGAAACTCAAAAACTGTTGTGTAAGAACGGAGAAACTCTGCTGGGCGCCATCAACTTTTTTGTATCCAGCATCAACACACTCGTCAACAAGACCATGGAGGACACACTCATGACCATCAAGATGTATGAGAACGCAAGGTACACTAGTGTTGTCGAAATTTATCATAATATCgatatctttgtttttttttttatttcttttgtcctAGTGGCACCTTTTTTCTCAGCTATTCTCTCTTTTAGATTATAAAGACAACATGATGAATAGTATCAGTACAGTATGTCAATATAAGGAAGAAGAATGGGGAATGTAGGAGATTTgatcttttttgtttgcttttgatTTTGTTATATACACAAGGATGTGCAAAGACGTGTTCGCACAGAGATTTCGTAATGaagtttttctttaatgttcaTCATCGCTCATCCTTTTGTTTTCAAACGGTTAACGAACAATCCGAAACTGTGATATTTTTAGACTGGCGCACAACATTGTGAGAATTTCAAACCCTAACCTCCCCCCCATTCTGTGCTAAAACATCTgttgttctttaataaataatatacattaatGACTACAatgcttcctttttttctcctctccttctttgCTGTCCTTTTGTTTCCCTTCATCCTGCAGGTTGGAGTTTGACGCATACAGAGCCGATCTGGAAGAACTGAACATGGGGCCCCGGGACGCCGTGACCATGGCTCGCATCGACAGTGCGCAGGAACAGTATCAGATCCACAAGGACAAATATGAGCGACTGCGCAGTGACGTTACAATCAAACTCAAGTTCCTGGAGGAAAACAAGGTGTTTATATTTTACTCCCCCTATTATTTTTACAAGCTAAATTATTCTATAAttgatgtgttttatattttgtccTCTTATTCTACAGTTACATACtttgtcacattttttaaaataatatattattgaaTCTGTTATAtgcagaatttctttttttttttatacatggtTACATAAAACTGGGCTGGTAGTGAGTGTGTTCTGATGTTTACGTGACCATTTGACATGATCTTGACACATGCTTGAATTTTCCCCTTTTTCTGCTTTGTGGCTTTTTTCTGTCTCAGGTGAAAGTGATGCACAAACAGCTTCTCCTTTTCCACAACGCAATCTCTGCCTACTTTGCCGGCAACCAGCAGCAACTGGAACAGACCCTAAAGCAGTTCAACATAAAGCTCAAACCTCCTGGAGCCGACAAGCCCTCCTGGTTAGAGGAGCAGTGAAAGTGCTCACAGCGCCTTTTGTCCTTCTGCAGGTTATCAATAGAGTAATGAGACAGACGCAGCCTAGCCACCGTGGGATCAGGGCAGCGGAAGGCTTACCATCCTGTAGCTGTTGTAGGAGCCAAACCCCCTTCCCCCCCCTCTccattctttccttctttttttcctctgcctgtctgtctcgtTGCTAAAATTGTGTTTGACCCTGAGAATACGCACTACTTGTATCTACTTCACTCTAAAGGCTGTTAAAGTTTTTGTTTGAACAAAAGCTTAGTGACAATTGACCAAATCCTCCTGGAAATATTGTGTCAATCAGAACTTTAGTAGACTTCCAGCTGTTTttgctctctgtctttttctttctctctgctaTATAGTCAACCCTACTGACCACAAAACAACTCTTTTTCCCACCAACTTTTCTCCACATTCGACTCCTGGACCTGGACTTGTAAATGACTAAGAACTCTCAGTCCTACATTTTTTCAAAGAATGAATTACCAGTCGGGGTGTAAATGATGTGGTGATTATTTCAGAAATGACCTGGGAAATGTAACCATCATAATAATTGTGATTCATTTGATACAGAATGGCAACAAGATGATTAGCAAAATGGCAAAatgattagatttttatttatttatttgaagtgaattatttttatttcacgtactgtttttttgtttttagtttattttttttttataggttaGAACACctagtgtacatgtgtgtaccCTTCTTCTCATCAGATTCCGttaacaaaaaattacagttaaGGTGTAACTGAAAACCCAGTATGACTATGTATTCTGATACAGGAATGTTGATCTTATGGtctactatttatttttaaggcaGTGAACTATCATTTTTAGTGCACATCCAAATAACTCGGTTATCACTGTCTTTGCAGTGTTCTGTCATTTTAGCCACGATGCAAATTGCAGACTGAAAGCAGACAACCATGGTATTGGCTTGTACAACTAGCATATACTTCATCCCCTtactgtagcacacacacaaatacacaaacacacaccaccattcACATGGTGGCATTTTTTCGCAATTCTCCGCATTTTAACTCACATGATTCGAGTCATCAGCTAAGTAACATGTCTGAACTAGGTTTAACCAGAGTAGTTGGTGGAGGAAAAACTCCAGTTCTCAGCCAGGCTTAAGAAACACCAACATGCTCTGAAATACAATTCAGCTTTGTTATATATCTACCATCTAGAGAGGAAAATTAAGTGTTCAGATCATTTGTGGCATATTGTTCATTCTCAGCACTTGAACCACACTAAACTCTCAGGACACGTGCCAGTCTGTGGGCGTGTAATACGAGACAGTTGTGATTAAATACTGTGCTATGTActaatttgtgggtttttttttttttttttgtattttgtctgtatatctgtTGCTTTAAATAACAATGAATGTTTAATCCAGGAAATCTAGTCTAGTGTAGTCTGTATaattttcattaatatatttgtcTATATTATAGAGCTGCCATTGATTATCATACACTATAGGGTCTGtcaattttctgtttttcttttttctttatttatttttttccccataagcTTATTCTTGATTAAAAATGAAGGTTACTTTATCTTTGCACATTTTGCCGTTTAACTAGTTTAtgattcttttgttttcttgccAAGAAGAACCCATGAAAGTTTTGCCTTCATATGCTACATAAAGTTACACAAGCTATGATACACACTCAGAGTTATTCAAGTCTTATTAAAGACCAAACACTGAGATGTACTATTTAAAGTGAATtgaaaatatatactatatataatcaTGGCCAAACTTTTTAATACAACGTTGTGAGGTTGAGCCTGGAGAGAAGCAATACTAAAGAggtttctaaaatatataaatatatagtattttGATATTGGCTGTGCCTCGTTTGAATATTTTGCATGGCTTTTCCAATAACCTCAGTTGTAAATTTTCAGTTGTGTTGGGTTCATGTGCTAGAAGTGCTGCGCCCCAGTGATGATCTAATGTAGGAGAAATACTGAATCAATCCCATTGTAACTGGTCACATGTTTTCCAAATTATTCCTGTTCCCTTGTTTCTTCCACTTTCctcttttatttgattttttgcTAGACTAATGCGTTCGATGTTTCTGTGTATGTGGCAAAAGTGTTTTTGTACCTCATCCTTTTTTCTTAGTCATTAGACAATTGTCAGAATAGTGGTATAGCGAGAAGAAATACATGAAGGTCGATTGTTGAAAGTAGGATATAAATTATGAACCAGACCAAATGTTATGCTCTAacttaattgttttttaaacaacatgatGTCCTTTTTATTTCGGTATGATGCTATCAGAAGGGTTTATTACTAATGTGAGTCTCTCCTCATTCTGAGGGACCACGTGTGTATGAAGTACATTATTGTGTATAATTGGTATTTTAGACTGCTCTGCGATACAGTAGTGTATGAATGATGTTTGCCTTTATCCCTAAGTCTGACCAAACCCTCTGGAATATGAAAATGATATACTAAAGCCCACaagataaaatatgaaatgtttgcaaaaaaaaactgactTGTGGATTTTTATTGAAGTAACGTTCTTTGAGTGATGGTTGAAACGTTGTGTGGCACTTCCATCTTAAAGCTAGTTTTCAGGAGCCACTCATTATATTGTACATACATTGTGTGCTTATGATTTTATATCATGAATGTCACTGTAGGTGCACGTTTCCTGTTCCTGATTTGGATGCACCCATTCATACTACTAGAACTATCTTAAAGCTGTGTTCAAAACTCAAATATTCTCCacttcaaaatatttttatttatattcacttACCTTCCACTTGAAAGaaaatatcttatatatatacacacacacacacacacacacacacacacacttagattATTATTCAGTCAATCATGttgcagcagcacaatgcataaaataatgCAGATACAGATCAGGAGCTTCGGTTGACCCTAGTCTTCGTTAAcattaaacatcagaatggTCTGGAAAAccataaatatttgaataaaaggGTTCTGTAGGCTTTTAactggtgagcagaaaagcatcccaGCTTCCACAGAACACTGAACCTTGAGGTGGATAGGCTACAACAGTAGATTACATCAGGTTCTGCTCCTGTCagctaagataaaaaaaaacaatctgaggCTATTATTGacaaaaactgaaaatgccTGGAAAACACCCAGGtgatttattccttttaaaataTGTAAGTCTAGGTTGGGTACATTTGTGCCCATGAGTCACTCAGTTTTCTGTGGTTGTGGTTATATAAGTTACTACATGTAGCTTTCCGAATGCTTGAGCAAATCGAAACAATTTTTTCAACAGAAATGACGCTCTTTAActtcaatttttattattttattttttttgcaccacgctGTGCAAACTCCAGAGATTGCATTGTGTAAAAATACCACAGCTACAATCTCTGAGAGCATTTTCTTGTTTCTGATGTTTTATGCAAACACTAACTGAAGTTCTTGTATGTAGTACTGAAGCTGTATAAATAaccaggtgtacaggtgttcctgtTAAAGCTTATTTTTGTGTTCATACATTGACACACTGGggttatattttacatttccagCAGCACATAAACTAGCACATAAGCTAATAAtaggaagaaataaaataaaaaataacatggGTTAACTGAACCCACTATAGGTTGCACAGTGGGAAGAGTTCACAGCtccagtgtctgtctgtatccTGGCACTGGGTTGCTGTCTGCCAAGTTTGTTTACCTCTGGAAGTGTCCAGTTTGTCCCAAAAACATGGCAGTAAGTGGATGAGCTATTTTGAATTGACCCTGGCTGCATTCATACTTTCTGCCAAGTGTTTCCAGGATAGGATCTGGATACCCCATGGTAGATGCAAATTCCTTGTGGTTACAGTAataaaaggagtgtgtgtgtgtgtgtgtgtgtgtgtgtgtgtgttagtatagCCACATGGGGTGTGCAGCAAAGTTCTGATTTACTCCCACACCACCCTGGCAGAAGTATCTCACACCGTGACTGCTCTCAGGCTTCAGTGCGCGCTTTTCTCACACAGTGGGCGGGGCTTTGTTCACAGGTGAGTGACCGTCGGATCAAAGTGGGCGTGGTTTAGCGAATTGATAAAGTGCCTTCTTTATTTGCATGCAGGCGTTGCGTTGGTTTGCTGCTGTTCCGCTGCAATGCCTATCATTTAAACGGGTTTTCGGCTCTAAGACAACAGTGGATTGTTCCAGTTCAGGTAGATTTGATTTATCAGAATTAACCTTGGTGTATTGAGATATATTTCGTGTAGGtatgcatgtgtctgtgtttggCCTGCTCCGTGTGCTTTAGTgttcagaattatttttttttattactaactCATTGGTCTTTAGCGTCCCAATTATAtaacaaaagaaatgaatgtCAGACTGGTCACTTTTAAAGCTTTAAACCTTTTGGTAGAACTTTAGTAGTATATACTTCACCTTGTACTATTTCTGCTctttacagaaatgtaaattattatatatatatatatatatatatatatatatatatatatatatatatatttgtattttttctgtacATTGTATTCAGCAACCGTTATTTCCTATTAATGGATATTACATAAGGTTTAGATTACTGGCTGTGGTACAGGAGGGAGAAACCCAGTGTAATAGTTTGGGATATTAAAACAaaccaagaaacaaacaaaatacactCCCTAGTAAAAGcaatttttctaaatgtgttatTTCTTACTTTTATATGAATGATATGACTGCTAATTTATTTTGTACGGTCAGTGATCAATCAGCAGAAACTTTTGATTTGTTTAGcctatattatgtatatattatctGGCTAGTCTGACCCACTGTATTTTAgttcttctctgttctgccATAGTTTTCAAAAggcatgatggaaaaaaaatgttttttgtgtctTGTTCTGTTGAATTAGCTATTCTGGATCCTGCGAATCATCCACACCTTTGGAGCTGAAGTGGGTCTACTTTGGGTATCCATACCACAAATTTCCCATGGATGGCATTGCCATGTCCGTCGGACCATCTCctattcctcctcctcctcctccccctcctcttcctcctccacctcctcttcctcctccacctcctgtaGCAGGAAGTGCACTAATCTCTCGCAGTGTTCACCGCCGCTCCAAGATGCGCAACTTCAACTGGGACACCATTCCAAGGCATAGCGTGGTCGGGAAGCGGAATGTCTGGACATCAAACAAGAAGCTGGAGGATCTTCCATTGGACACCGAATGCATAGAGGAGCTCTTCAGCCACACCGAATGCATGCAGATGGCACCCAGGCATGGCACAGTCAAGAAGAATGTGTGGGGCCTGCAGTCTACCACTCCTTTGTCAGAGGTTGTGAGTattgtgtgtttcagttttcTCAGGCAGATGGAACATGTCAGCTGGAGATTGCTGCAGGCAAATAGCTGTATTGATGGTGTGGTGCTGTGTTACAGTACCTTATTAGTGTTTTCAGTATACACCTACaatccactttattaggtgCACCTTTAccttcatgcatttatttagtcaatttTGTAGCTGTAGCACAATGTATAAAATCATGCatcaaacatttttcaaaaacagTTTTGAGTTTTTTAGAACTTGCTGCTCTCTTGGGACACAACAGTCTTTATATTTAACACAGAGTGGTGTcagaacacaaaacaaaaaaaacactgagtgaCTGATTTGTGAGTAAtgcttttgttgttaaaaaggGCTGAGGACAAGTCAATTTTGAGCTGctgggaaaaatatataaacaaaagaaaaacacttcaATTTTgacatggtgagcagaaaattGTTTTAGCACAAACTTTAACGTTTGAGGTTGGTGGGCTACACCAGCAGAAGAGCACTTTCACACATGTCTACAAAGAACAAGAATCAAGGTGTCTCTGAAATGCCCACTGGAACAGGACAGTTTCAGAGGCAaccaccttttttttctccagccaTCAACCTTCCAGTTTAGATGAGTCTGTGCCCATTGCTGCCTCGGATTCTTGTTCTCGGGTGATAGGAATTGACATTGATGCATTacactgcttttatttttagcttATTGGCCTCAAGATTTGATGTGTACAGTGTTATGAGATGCTTTtttgctcaccacagttgtaaagagttCCCAACATTCTATGTAAACTCCAGATACTGTGTGTGAAATTCCAAGGTGATCAGCAGTTAATGATGTACTCAAGCCGTCCAATCTGATGCCAGCAACTGTGTTGGAATCAAATCACAGAGATTACACATGTTTGAGGTGAACAAGTGAAGCTCCTAACCTGAATCATATATTTTAGCATTGCACACAAATATATTCGATGTACAGGTGACCCTAGTAAATTGAAGGTATATGAATTGTTGTATCCCAGATCGTGGTTGAGTCTAAAGAGCACACTACGTCTATCACTACAGTTTGTTTTATGGGCACTAGATCTTGATTttctcagcatttttttttttttattcagatcaCTAAAATATCTTGCGTTTGAAATGTCACATTAAACACTGTTAAATTTATAATTTCAGGGATCTGCTAGAGTGCTGATCAACATTCACACTAGGGCTGCCCAATACACTGTTTCTTAATTATCACATTGTTGCCCTTTGAAGTGTTAGTATCACAGAACCATGTGAAATACAAATAGAAGACACTGTTGTATTGAAAATAATCAATGGTTTGTAGTCACTGGATGCTACACATCCACACaagttaattattttcttataaaagcTCATCCTTATTCTTTCTGTATCACAACAGCATTTGCAAACGaagataatttttatatattaatgatgCATAACTCAAATCAGTAAATCAAGTCATCATTTGAAGTAATGCAGTTATAAGCAGGCCCCAAAAACCGAACTAATTCAAAGCGCTGCTTTGCAGCTGGATGTTATATCAGAGTTGCTATCATATTAAATTGATCACCTtaacacattctgaccaatcagaattaagaaGGCAGCTCTGCTgtgatataataatacaattgggTTAATGTGTgttgatatttttttctgttggaTGATTGAGCGCTCATAGCGTAAATGTGATAATCACATTGGTTTATATTATTGTGCTGGTTTTGCTGCATTATCAATTCTGTGAAAACAACTACTTTAGTGTTTCACAGATGCTGCTGATGTAATTATTGATGGGGTAaagattatttaacatttagtcaGAGTTTATTTAGTCCTAGCTAATGGTGATCAGGACAGGGAACTTTGAGCTTTCTCCGTAATAAGATAAATAGCATTTCTTGGTCAAGCAGGAAAAAATGAGGGTCTGGTGGGGGAATAACTAAGTGATTAAAAACGAACTAGTTTCACAGATTTCCCTTAATATTAAACGCAGCAATAAGTGGAAGTAAATTATATGATGTTATTTAATACATTCAGAAAAAAGCTTCAGCAATCTGCTCCCAAAAGATCAgtaaaacactacagtatacaaagttattgaaaaataatcaaatcacGGTAATAGCCTTCCCTGTGGTCCATCAATCCTGGAAAAGAAAGGGGGGGAAAAgtgtgtacatatacagtatctctcaaaagtgagtaTACCCCTCACaattcagcaaccattttattatatcttctcaagggacaatactatagaaacaaaactTGGGTATATTCtcgagtagtcaatgtgcagcttgtacagcagtatagatttactgtcctctaaaaagaaCATATCCATTATTTCCAAAATAACTGGAAACAAAAGTGAGGACACAAGTGATAACGTTtaatcatgcaaagccacaattcctattcatcatgtttgtttttgtct encodes:
- the arfip2b gene encoding arfaptin-2b isoform X7, with protein sequence MTDSIMSKAATMEIPINSNGDSRTLGEDDGFEQDLQQVMVSGPNLNETSIVSGGYGGTAEGIIPTSSIKDLRMKCRAVSIGPNHTAAIRIANQSDDFPGIPGPSMHHSNSSTMMAEEATRGVAVEKFDMMKKWSLNTYKCTKQMISERFGRGSRTVDLELEAQIEVLRDTKRKYENVLRLARALTNHFYSMVQTQHALGDTFADLSQKSPELRDEFGYNAETQKLLCKNGETLLGAINFFVSSINTLVNKTMEDTLMTIKMYENARLEFDAYRADLEELNMGPRDAVTMARIDSAQEQYQIHKDKYERLRSDVTIKLKFLEENKVKVMHKQLLLFHNAISAYFAGNQQQLEQTLKQFNIKLKPPGADKPSWLEEQ
- the arfip2b gene encoding arfaptin-2b isoform X3, producing MTDSIMSKAATMEIPINSNGDSRTLGEDDGFEQDLQQVMVSGPNLNETSIVSGGYGGTAEGIIPTSSIKGPAIQLNTDFIGNRRIPVNGQDLRMKCRAVSIGPNHTAAIRIANQSDDFPGIPGPSMHHSNSSTMMAEEATRGVAVEKFDMMKKWSLNTYKCTKQMISERFGRGSRTVDLELEAQIEVLRDTKRKYENVLRLARALTNHFYSMVQTQHALGDTFADLSQKSPELRDEFGYNAETQKLLCKNGETLLGAINFFVSSINTLVNKTMEDTLMTIKMYENARLEFDAYRADLEELNMGPRDAVTMARIDSAQEQYQIHKDKYERLRSDVTIKLKFLEENKVKVMHKQLLLFHNAISAYFAGNQQQLEQTLKQFNIKLKPPGADKPSWLEEQ
- the arfip2b gene encoding arfaptin-2b isoform X6 codes for the protein MTDSIMSKAATMEIPINSNGDSRTLGEDDGFEQAPKVQWGLNEKVGHPSGQRDLQQVMVSGPNLNETSIVSGGYGGTAEGIIPTSSIKGPAIQLNTDFIGNRRIPVNGQGPSMHHSNSSTMMAEEATRGVAVEKFDMMKKWSLNTYKCTKQMISERFGRGSRTVDLELEAQIEVLRDTKRKYENVLRLARALTNHFYSMVQTQHALGDTFADLSQKSPELRDEFGYNAETQKLLCKNGETLLGAINFFVSSINTLVNKTMEDTLMTIKMYENARLEFDAYRADLEELNMGPRDAVTMARIDSAQEQYQIHKDKYERLRSDVTIKLKFLEENKVKVMHKQLLLFHNAISAYFAGNQQQLEQTLKQFNIKLKPPGADKPSWLEEQ